The Natranaeroarchaeum aerophilus DNA window CCGTGTATCGATCTTCAGCACTCGGAGTTCATCGGCTTGCTTGTCCCAGTCGATAATTGCGCGCCGTTTCCCGATTCGCAGGGAGTAGTCGTCACGGCCTGACAGTGGTTTCAGGTGCCGGTCGGGGTTGTTCCCCGCTTCTTCAAGCTTCGACCGAATCCGATCTTCGATATCGTTCGGAAGCGATTCCAGTTTCTTCTGAACGTCGGGATGTAACAGAACCGTCGCCATTCGTCGTTACAGCTCTTCCCACTCGTCGGAGTCTTTTCGCGCGT harbors:
- a CDS encoding type II toxin-antitoxin system RelE family toxin, producing the protein MATVLLHPDVQKKLESLPNDIEDRIRSKLEEAGNNPDRHLKPLSGRDDYSLRIGKRRAIIDWDKQADELRVLKIDTRDTVYQ